Within Sphingobium sp. KCTC 72723, the genomic segment CACCGCCCGCCGCTGGCGTGGATGCGCTCACCGGCTGGCTGGTCGATTGCCCGACCAGTTGCTGCAACACCGGCAGCAATTTTTCCGCGTCCGCATGTTCCAGCCAGTAAACCCGTATTTCGGTGCCGCTCGCCGCCTGTTGGTCCAACTGCCGCGCCATCGCCACCAGACGCGCGACGGTTGCCCCATCGCCCCGGATCGCCACCGCATTGCTGCTGTCGATCGGCACCACCGTCGCGGCGGACGGCGAAGCATTTTCCCCTGCGCCCCCGCCCGCGACCAATGCCTGCAACGACGTCGCAATTTCCCGCGCGCCCGCATTTTTCAGCATCACCATCTGCGTCGCCGACGTGTCCCGGTCGATCCGCGCAATCACCTGACGAATGCGTGCTATATTGTCGGCATAGTCCGCCACCACCACACTGTTGCCCGCGCGGTTGGCCGTGACCGACCCTTCCTTGCTGACCAAAGGCCGCAGCGTTTCCAGCGCGCTCGCCGCATCGATCGACCGCAAGCGGAACACCTCCGTCACGAAACTGTTGCGATTGCTCGCCCGGCCCACCGCGCTTGGCTGCCCCGCCGCACCATCGGCGGGCTGGATGCGATAGGCGCCGCCCGGCGCCGGCACCGCGACCAGCCCGTTGGCGCGCAGGGTGGACAGCACGATCTCGAAATATTCGGATCGCGACAGCGGCCGGTCGGTCACGACCGACACTTTCCCCTGCACCTTGTTGTCGATGATGAAGGTGCGCCCCGTCACCCGCGCCGCATCCTGAATGAAGGCGCGAATGTCCGCGTCCCGCACGTTGAGCGTCTGTTGCGCATGAACGGGAACCGCCAGCACAAGAGCAAGCGCAGCGGAAAGATGGAGGAAATGTCTGGTCATTGGCCTTGCACGATCAGGTTGACGGAGGCGACGGCAGCGCCACGCTCCACGGTCAGGGACAGGCGCGCTCCGGGCGCGATCTGGTTTTGCAATGCTTGCAGGTCGCCCAGCGGCTGGCCGTTCACCTGCGTCACGATGTCGCCGGGGCGAAAGCCCGCGCTGGCAAATCCCGGTCCCTTCGCGCTGACGACCAGGCCCGTGACCCGGCCATTCTGCATCCGGGGCGCAAAGCCGATGTCGCGTTTCAGGCTGTCGGCGGTCGGGCCAGTCCCGCCACCGGGCGCAGCGGGCGGCGGCGGCGCAGCGCTCTGCCATCCGGCATTGTCGGCGGGCGCTGGCGCAGCGTCGGGCGCGGGCGTCGACTGGTCGATGAAAATCTGCTCCTCGGCCCCGCCCCGGTCGATCGTCACATGATCGAACGCCACCGATTTCAGCACCACTCCGGGCAGGATTTCATCCCCCACGGCAAAGCTGTTCTGCACCCCGTCAGGCGACGCGATGATCGCGCTGCCCTGCCCGGATCCTTCGTTCAGGCGGATGCCATAAAGCGTCAGCGCCAGCGATGTGACGACGGCATTGCCCGGCTGGGCGGGCGCGCCGCTGCGGAAAAAGGGATCGAAACTGGCAAACAAGGCCTGTCGCGCAGTCGGCGACAGGATTTGCGCCTGCCGTCCTTCCCACGGGCCAAAGCTGCCCACGGGCGCGACAATCACCCACATCAGCCGCACCAGTTGCAGCGCCAGCACAGCGAGCAGTCCGTGTTCAGCCAGGCGCAGCGCGTCGAACGCGCCCTTGCGGTTGCCCCTGCCGCGCATAATCTGCCCAAACGGCACCCGCATGATATGACCCAAGCCCCCGACTGTTCCAGTCGTCTGCTAGGGATTTTGTCTTACTCAAAAATGACACTTATGTGACCGATATATTACACCGCCTTTATCACGCGCGTCCCACTTGCATTTGCCGGGCCGGGCGATAGCAACGGCCCATCATGACGGCGCAAAATCCCCCCGTCGCATCCGATGGCGACCCCGCATGGATCGGCACGCATCCGCGCATTCAGCGCGTGCCGAGCCGCGACCTCACCCTGTTCATCCAGCGCGATTTCCTGTCGGCGGACGAATGTGCCGCGCTGATCGAACGGATCGACGCACACCGCCGCCCCTCGACCATCGCGGACGCCAATGGCGACGGCTATTTCCGCACCAGCGAAACCTGCGACCTCGACCATGACGATCCGTTCGTGGCGGCAATCGACGCCCGCCTCGCCACCTTCGCTGGCATCGCCCCGCTGCATGGCGAACCGATCCAGGGCCAGCGCTATGATGTGGGTCAGGAATTCAAGGCGCACACGGACTATTTCGACCCCAAGGGCGCAGACTTTGCCAAATATTGCGAAGTCGCGGGCAACCGCACCTGGACGCTCATGGTCTATCTGAACGAACCGGCGGCAGGCGGCGCCACTCGCTTCCCCAAAATCGGCAAGACGGTGCAGCCGCAAAGCGGCAAGCTGCTCGCCTGGAACAACCGCAACACAGATGGCCAGCCCAACCCCGCCAGCCTGCACCACGGCATGAAGGTGCGCAGCGGCGTCAAGCATGTCATCACCAAATGGTATCGCGAACGCCCCTGGGGCTAGGCCAGCACTTTCACCACCCCGTCATCCCCACACCCCGTCATCCCAGCGAAGGCTGGGATCCCCCTTTCTTCTTCCGCAACGGCGAGAACGAAAAAAAGACCGGCCCGCACGAAACGGCCCGGTCTTGTTACGCCATCAACGGGACCGCGCGAACGCGGCCCCATTGGCATCAGAAGGCTACGGTCATCGACGCAGCGATGGTCGTGCCGATCTTGTAGCGGTTATAGAACACCTTGTTATCGCCCGCCTGCTGGAACTCCTGGAACTTGCGGCCCAGAATGTTGCGCGCTTCAAGCTTCACTTCGCTGTTGATCCCGCCGGGCAGCTTGACCGCCTGACGCGCCACGAAGTCCAGTTGCACGCCCGGCTTTTCCTTGATGTCGGGTTGCAGGTTTGGCCCACGACTGGTCACCCGGTCGCTGGCATAGGTCAGCAACAATGTCTGCTGCGACAGGCGATCGGTATCTTCCAACCCCAGTTGCAGATTGAGCAGATGGTCCGACTGGCCCGTCAACGGCACGCCGTTCAGGAAATAGTCGGATGCGGCAGGCAGGTCGCCGGTGGTGTAGGTATAGGGCGTGGTCGTGTCGCCTGCCTGCACCTTCAGCTTGGACTGGGTATAGGTATAGTTGCCGATCAGCGCGATGCGGCGGTTCTCGAAGAACGGTTCATCGCCCAGCCCGTAAAGCGGCACATATTTCTGCGCTTCCAGCTCGAAACCATAGAGCGTCGCTTCGGGCGCATTGGCAAAGCTGGTCGTCACGGCATAGGTGTCGGTGATCGTGGTATAGGTTTCGATCGGATTTTCGATCTTCTTGTAGAAACCTGCCGCGATCAGCCGCTCATCCTTGCCCATATACCATTCGGCGCGGACCTCCGCGTTCCACAGCTGGCTATCCTGCAAATAGGGGTTGCCGCGATAGAAACGGTTGGAATCGGTGTCGAGATAGGGCTGGGCAATCAGCTCGCGGAACTGCGGGCGAGCAATCGTCTTGGACGCGCTGGCGCGGAACTGCACGCCCTTGGCCGCTTCGAACGTCAACGTGACGGCGGGCAGCCAGTAATCCTTGCGGATTTCGTTGAACGGGGTCACGCCCGTGCTGTAAACATCCACGCCGGTAACTGACTGCACACCCTTTTCGTAGCGCACGCCAGCATTGAACGACAGGCCGGGGAACAATTCCGCCTGCACCTGGCCATAGCCCGCATGGACCCGCAGAGCCGCATCATAAACTGGATAATTGCCCGAAAATTCCAGCAGGCTGATGTCGTACAGCTGCACCGACGCATCCGACAACAGATAGTCGGGGCGCAACTGCTGCACCGGGATCGGCAGGTTGGTCGCATCGAAATGCAGCTCGTAACGCGACGATGTCCGCTTCGTGTCGGTGAAGGCATAGCCTGCCGTCACGGTGAAGGCCGGTGCGATCTTGTAGCTGAGGTCGATGCCCGACGACCACAGGTCTTCGTTCAGGTCGCTGAACGTCACCGACGCATCGCCGCGCTGGCGATTAAGGGCGTTGATGAAGCGATCGCCGACCGGATCTTCGGCCAGTGCGCGGTTGGTGCGGACATAGACGAAATCGCGCTCGTAGGGCGCTTCACGCTGCGACTTGGCATAGGCACCGCGCAGGTCCAGGCTCAGCGCATCGTTCAGCTTGAACTCGCCGACCAGCTGGGTGTCGATCAACTGACGCTCATACCAGGCGGTATTTTGCGTCATATAGTCCGCGCCCTGAATCTGGCCGTCATTCTGCCCGATCGACAGCGCGCTGCGCTTCAGCGTGTCGCGGATATACAGGTTGGTCCAGCGCAGCTTCTGGTCGCCCAGCTCAAGGCCCACGCCCAGCAGGCCGTTGACCGTCATTTCATTGTCGGTGCTGATCTGCTGCGTATTCTTGCCGGCCCCTGCCGCCACGTCCAGCGACGCCTGCTGCAACGTGTCGCGGGTGCGCCACTTGTTGCTGTAGGACGCCGTGGCGATGACGCCCAAACGTCCGTCGCTGCCGATGTCGGTCGCCGTGCCTGCATTGATCGAACCGGAAAAATTGAACGGCAGGCTGTTGGTGCGCTGCACCACCGACGTGTCGGAATTGAGGAACTGCATGGCGATGTTGCGCAGGTCCGCGCGCGCCATGTTAGGGAAGGGCGTCCCGCTGTCGATCGCGTTTTGCAGCAGCGGCGGCACATCGCGCGAACCATCGTCAAAGCCGGTCCAGTCGGACTTGCTGCCATAATGGGTATAGCCCAGCTGGCCCGACGTTTCGGTGTTGGCAGAGCTGCCGAAGCCGACTTCCAGATAGCTCTCGGTCGGAATCGCCTTGGTCGTCAGGTTGATGACGCCGCCGCCAAATTCACCGGGGAAGTTGGCGGAAAAGCTCTTTTGCACCAGCGTCGAAGCAATCACGCTGGTCGGGAACAGGTCCAGCGGCACGACGCGCTTCAACGGCTCAGGGCTGGGCAGCGGCGAACCGTTCAGCAGCGCGAGCGAGTAACGATCGCCAAGGCCACGGACATAGACGAACCCGCCCGACACGACCGACAGGCCGGTCACGCGCTGGAGCGACCCTGCAATGTCGCCTTCGCCCGTGCGCTTGATGTCGGCGGCGGACAGGACGTTGACGACTTCGGGCGCGGACTGCGACACGTTGGTCGTGCGGCGGCCGGTGACGATGATGTCCGCGCCGGGGATCGACACGTCGACATTGCCCTCTTGCGCAGCGGCCTCGTCGGCGGCGCTGGGGGTCGTGGTCATGCCCGCGTCACCTGTCGAGGTGCCGGGATTGGATTGCGCCATGGCGACAGGTGCGACCAGGGCGGTGGAAATCAGGAGCAGGCGCGCCAGGCTGAGCGGCTTCGACATGCTAGGTGTCCCCCTTTGGGAAATTCAGTGCAAAGAAGGCGGGGGAGCGAATAACTACGCTCCCCCGCCCCTGTTGAGGTCGTGGGTCCGATCAGGTCGTCGGGATCGCCGTGCAATTCTTGCTGGTGGTGCCAAAGCTGGCGGTCACCGAGTTGCAGGTCCAGCCAGCATACCAGGTGTCGCTGCTGTCCTTGACCGCGCCGACATAGTTGGTCGTGGTGAAGTTGCTGTCGACCGTCTTGGGGTCGGTCGCAACCAGCGCGGTTTCGGTAGCACCGTTGATGAACAGCGACGTCAGCGACGGGGTGTAGGTGATCGTGGCGTTCGGGCCAGCTTCGAAGATCGACTTCACCACATCGGCGGTCACGCCGGTGTTGCCCTTATAGGGCGTGGCGCTGCACTGCATCGCGACCGAGATGTAGCGTGGCTTGCCAGCGTCCTGCAACGCGGTGTCGGCGTCGCGCACGGTGGCGGCGGCGTCGATGCGCAGGCAGCTCTGGGTCGGGCTGACGATCAGGCCGTTCACCAGCGTCAGGTCCGCACCGCCGCGCAGCAGCATCGAAGCGCCGTTGCTGCCGGTGGTCGAACGACCGATGAAGGTGAAGTTGGCGACCTTGACGAACTGACGCGGCAGGGCGTCGACGCCGTTATTGGCAGCCGACCCACCGTTGGAGTCGGTTTCCATGAAACTGTCGCCAATGTCGTTGCCCGAACGATGGGCGCTGATGACATATTGGATCGTGCCGCGATAGCCGACGTCGGTGTCCAGATTGTCGTCCTCGACGCCCGTGGTCACGATGTAGCGCGGGTGAACCGAACCACCGAAGATTTCGATGGCATCGTCCGAACTGTTATGGACCTGGATATGGTCCAGCGTGGTGCCGGTGCCGACGCCCGACGGGGTCAGACCCTGCAATTCGCTCGAACCCGACAGGACGAAGCCGGAATAGCGGATCTGCACATAGGACATGCGGCCCGAATTGTCGGCGTCGTTCGCGCCACCATAAAGGGCGTTGCTCGCGCCTTCGGTGTCACGCTCGCACGCCGTGGTGCCGGGCGCTGCGGCAGGTGCCTGGCAATCGGTGATCCGGCCACGGCCCAGCAGCACGATGCCGCCCCACTGGCCCGACGACTGGTCGGTCGCGGTGCCAAGCACGTTTTCGCGGCTGGTGAAGACGATCGGCTGAGTCGCGGTTCCGACAGCATTGATGCGATTGCCGCGATTGACGGCCAGGAACGTGTTGCCGGTGCCGGCAAAGATGTTCACGCCCGGATCGATCGTCAGCGTCACGACATTGTTCGTGCTTGCCGCGCCCTGATCGGTGCCGACATCGACGCGACCGGGCATCGAATAGATGACGCCAGCCACCTTGGCGATCGCCGTGGTGCTGTTGAAACGCGCCGGGAAGGCGCAGTTGCGCCAGGTGTTGGTGCCATCCGAAATGGTGCCAAGGTCGGTCAGCTGGTCAGCGCCCGAAATAGTGGGGCAGCTGGCGGCCGGGGTTACCGACGTGGGGGTCGGGGTCGGCGTGGGGGTCGGCGTAGGCGTGGGGGTTGGCGTCGGCGCGGGAATGACGATGGTGCCTTCGCCCGGCGACGCGATATCGTCCGCGCCGCAAGCGCTCAGCGCCGCGCAGGCGCAGCCCGCCATCAGGATCGTGTGAATACGGTTATTCTCGGCCATGTCGTCTCCGCTCCGGTCAACACCGGGTTTGTTGCAGTGCGAAGCGCAGGGGAAACCGACTCGGACAACGCCCCCTGTCGCCCTCAGGAGCGGCAGATAGGAGCCTCCAATGACATGGCCGTGCCGTTTTCATGACGAAACGACGACTTATAAATGACAATAATATGACATTGGTTGCACATATATGACAAAGGGCATCGCCCGGATGGACGATGCCCTTTGTCTCTGACCCGGTGCGACCCGTTCAGCGTGCGGCGTAGCGCATTTCCAGACGACTGAGCGCACGGCGCGCAATGTCACGCGACGATGCTTCGCCGCCATCGGCAGTTACCAGCATGATATCGGGGGCATAACGCGCGCTCTGATAGGCGGCGCGCGCATCGGCCATACGGCCCAGCCCGACATAGGCATTGCCCAGGTTGATGAGGCGGGCCGGATCATTGGCGGCATCGGGGCGCACCACGGTCAGCCTTGTCGCGGCCCGATCAAACTCGCCGGCTTTCAGCGCCGCCGAGGCAAGGCGACCATCGGGCAGCCCGACCTCGACCAGCCGTTCCGATGCGAAGGCGCTCGCAGGCGCGAGCGAAACCAGCGCAACACCCAATATGAGAGCGACCTTCGACATGATTTTTCTCCAAAAAAACTTCTTACTATAGTCTCTATTATTTCACTGTGATGACAGTTGGGCAATAGCGCCGGGAAGGGAGAAAAAGGATTTATATCACAGTCTAATCAACGTCTTATGATTTTTTCTTCATACTGTCATAAATATGTAATTGAAATGACAGGTCGAATCCATCGATTCGATTCGCGCCGGACATGCCAAAAGGCGGCGACCGCTGATGCGACGCCGTTGCGCGTTAAACCGACAAAAAAGACAGGTCCGGGAGGTTCTGTTGCCCGGCCCTCCCGGAAGCCGCTGAATTCCCTTCTGTTGCCCGGTGGGTTCAACCGCGCTATTTTAGAATGAAGTCAGGCCGTTAGGCCCTCATTCACGCTGCAATGGCGAGTGCTTCGTTATCGTTGGCACTTGTGAGTTTTGCACAGTTTAACGGCTTACACGGGCCGGGTAAAAATATCGCCTTTGAACACACGTCGATCCTAGTTCGCCCCCGTCAGACACCCCGCTCAAAGCGGGGCATGTGGTGGAGACGCCGGGTACTGCCCCCGGGTCCGCTGCGTCTATTATACGACACAATTTATCACCATAGCCGGGCGAACCCGGCCCGACCTATATGGAACCGCGCGGGCCATTTATCAAGTCACTCGCGCAAAAGGGAGCAAACGACATGTGCATCATGGCCATGGCATGGGCCGCTCATCCGCGCTGGCAACTGCTGCTGATCGGCAATCGGGACGAATATCACGCCCGCCCCGCCGCACCGCTTGCCCCCTGGCCCGACCGGCCGGGCGTCATCGCCGGACGCGACCTGCAATCGGGTGGCACCTGGCTGGGCGTATCGACGGCCGGGCGTGTCGCCATCGTCACCAATCTGCGCGGCCATGGCGATCGCTCGCCCGATCGCGCCTCGCGCGGCGCACTGGTCGCCGACCTGCTGGCGGGCGACGGTTCCTATGCCGATGCGCCACCATCCGCGCTGGACGATTTCAACCCCTTCAACCTCATTCTGATCGACGACCAGACCGCCCATTTCCTGACCAACCATCCCGCCCCGCGCCGAACGCACCTGCCCCCCGGCCTCTATGGCCTGTCCAACGCCACGCTCGACGCCCCCTGGCCCAAGACGCTGGCGCTCAAAGCCGCGCTTGCCGAATGGCTGACGACCAACCCCGACACCCCGCAATCCCTGTTCGATCCCCTCCGCACCGAAACCCTGCCTGCCACGCAGGCAGGCGACGAAACCTCCCCCATCTTCATCCGCGATTCCCTCTACGGCACGCGGTGCAGCACCATCGTCGCCATCGACACCGCCGGACAGGGCCAGATCATCGAACGCCGCTTCGACGCTACCGGCCACGCCACCGGCGACACCCTGATCGACTTCCGCTTCCCCCCGGCGCAATCGCACGCTAAAGCGATCCCATGATCCTCGTCATCGACAATTATGACAGCTTTACCTGGAACCTGGTCCATTATCTGATGGAACTGGGCGCGCGGGTCGAAGTCGTCCGCAACGACGCCATTTCCGCCGGACAAGCCTTGTCCAGCGGCGCGAAGGCGTTCCTGCTTTCGCCCGGCCCCTGCACTCCCAATGAAGCGGGCGTCAGCCTGGATCTCGTCGCCGCCTGCGCCGACGCGGGCGCGCCCCTGCTGGGCGTATGCCTTGGCCATCAGGCGATCGGCCAGCATTTCGGGGGCAAAGTGGTGCGCGGCGGCCTGATGCACGGCAAGACGTCGCCCGTCACCCATGACGGCACCGGCCTGTTCGCGGGCCTCCCCTCGCCCTTCACGGCAACCCGCTATCACTCGCTGATCGTGGAGCAGATTCCCGAAACACTGGTCGTCAACGCCACCAGCGAAGACGGATCGGTCATGGGCTTCCGTCACGCCACGCTGCCGATCCATTCGGTGCAATTCCACCCCGAAAGCATCGCCACCGAACATGGCCATGACATGCTGGCCAACTTCCTGAAAATCGCCGGCATCCCGGTGCGGGCGCGCGAAGCGGCGTAACAAACCGCCCGCGTGCGCCGGGGAAAACTGCATACCCCCTCGACTCATCCGCCCCGCCGCGATTAAGGCCAATCGCGATGACCAGCCTGCCCGATCCTGCCGCGCCGCTCGACGCGCTGACCGCCGCCCGCGCCTTCGACCTGCTGTTTGACGCGGACTTGGCCGAACAGGACATCGCCGCCTTCCTCGTCACCATGGCCCGGCGTGGCGAAACTGCGACCGAAATCGCCGCCGCCGCCCGTGCCATGCGCGCCCGCATGATCCCGGTCACTGCGCCACCGGGCGCGATCGACGTTTGCGGCACCGGGGGCGATGGCCATCACACCCTCAACGTCTCGACCGCCGTGTCGCTGGTCGTCGCCGCGTCCGGCGTGCCGGTCGCCAAACATGGCAATCGCGCCGCATCGTCCAAGGCCGGAGCCGCCGACACGCTCGAAGCCCTCGGCCTCGACCTCGATCGCGCCGCCGCTACGGCGCAAGCAACCCTCGCCGACCTCGGCATCTGCTTCCTGTTCGCGCAAAATTACCACCCCGCGCTCAAGCGCCTCGGCCCCATCCGCCGCGCCATTGGCGAGCGCACTATCTTCAATCTCATGGGACCGCTCGCCAATCCCGCGCGCGTCCGTCGCCAGCTCGTCGGCATCGCCCGCCCCGCCTATGTCCCCATCTATGCGCAGGCATTGAGCGACCTGGGCGTGGACCGCGCCATGATCGTGTCGGGCGACGAAGGGCTGGACGAACTCTCGCTCGCCGGAGGCAATGACCTGGCCGAAGTGACCGGCGACGGCCTCATCGCCATGCGCCGCCTGTCCGCAGCCGATCTTGGCCTGTCCACTCATCCGGTCGAAGCGATCCGGGGCGGCGACGCCACCCATAATGCCGCCGCCCTGCGCGCCCTGTTGCAAGGCGAACCGGGGCCATATCGGGACGCCGTGCTGCTCAACGCCGCCGCCGCCCTTGTCGTGGCCGACGCGGTTGCCGATCTGAAGGAAGGCGTCGAGGAAGCGGCCGAAACCATCGACCGTGGCCTTGCCAACGCTCTGCTCAATTGCTGGATTGCCTATTCATGACCAACAAGCTGATCGAGATTTGCGATTTCAAGCGGGAGGATGTCGCCCATCGCAAGGCCGCTACCACCGTTTCGTCGCTCTACGCCCGCGCAGCGGAACAGACGCCCCCGCGCGGCTTTCGCAAGGCGCTGGACGATGCCGCCCTGTCCGGCTTCGGCCTGATCGCGGAAATCAAGAAAGCCAGCCCCTCAAAAGGCCTGATCCGCGCCGATTTCGATCCGCCAGCCCATGCCATCGCCTATGCGGCGGGCGGCGCGGCCTGTCTGTCGGTGCTGACGGACGAACCCTATTTTCAGGGCCATGACGATTATCTCATGGCCGCCCGCTCCGCCTGTGCGCTGCCCGTCCTGCGCAAGGATTTCATCGTCGATCCCTGGCAGATCCTCGAAAGCCGCGCGCTCGGCGCGGACGCCATCCTCATCATCGTCGCGGCGCTGGACGATGCGCAGATGAAGGACATAGAGGATACCGCGCTCGGCCTCGGCATGGACGCATTGATCGAAGTGCATGACGAAGCCGAACTGGAGCGCGCGCTGAAACTGCGCTCGCGCCTCATTGGGGTCAACAATCGCGACCTGCGCGACTTCACCGTCGATTTCGCCCGCACCTACGAACTGGTGGGGAAGGCACCGGAAGGCTGCACTTTCATCGCCGAAAGCGGCCTGACCTCCCATGCCGACCTCACCGCCATGGCCGACCATGGCGTGCGCTGTTTCCTTGTCGGTGAA encodes:
- a CDS encoding prolyl hydroxylase family protein, which codes for MTAQNPPVASDGDPAWIGTHPRIQRVPSRDLTLFIQRDFLSADECAALIERIDAHRRPSTIADANGDGYFRTSETCDLDHDDPFVAAIDARLATFAGIAPLHGEPIQGQRYDVGQEFKAHTDYFDPKGADFAKYCEVAGNRTWTLMVYLNEPAAGGATRFPKIGKTVQPQSGKLLAWNNRNTDGQPNPASLHHGMKVRSGVKHVITKWYRERPWG
- a CDS encoding TonB-dependent receptor domain-containing protein, translated to MSKPLSLARLLLISTALVAPVAMAQSNPGTSTGDAGMTTTPSAADEAAAQEGNVDVSIPGADIIVTGRRTTNVSQSAPEVVNVLSAADIKRTGEGDIAGSLQRVTGLSVVSGGFVYVRGLGDRYSLALLNGSPLPSPEPLKRVVPLDLFPTSVIASTLVQKSFSANFPGEFGGGVINLTTKAIPTESYLEVGFGSSANTETSGQLGYTHYGSKSDWTGFDDGSRDVPPLLQNAIDSGTPFPNMARADLRNIAMQFLNSDTSVVQRTNSLPFNFSGSINAGTATDIGSDGRLGVIATASYSNKWRTRDTLQQASLDVAAGAGKNTQQISTDNEMTVNGLLGVGLELGDQKLRWTNLYIRDTLKRSALSIGQNDGQIQGADYMTQNTAWYERQLIDTQLVGEFKLNDALSLDLRGAYAKSQREAPYERDFVYVRTNRALAEDPVGDRFINALNRQRGDASVTFSDLNEDLWSSGIDLSYKIAPAFTVTAGYAFTDTKRTSSRYELHFDATNLPIPVQQLRPDYLLSDASVQLYDISLLEFSGNYPVYDAALRVHAGYGQVQAELFPGLSFNAGVRYEKGVQSVTGVDVYSTGVTPFNEIRKDYWLPAVTLTFEAAKGVQFRASASKTIARPQFRELIAQPYLDTDSNRFYRGNPYLQDSQLWNAEVRAEWYMGKDERLIAAGFYKKIENPIETYTTITDTYAVTTSFANAPEATLYGFELEAQKYVPLYGLGDEPFFENRRIALIGNYTYTQSKLKVQAGDTTTPYTYTTGDLPAASDYFLNGVPLTGQSDHLLNLQLGLEDTDRLSQQTLLLTYASDRVTSRGPNLQPDIKEKPGVQLDFVARQAVKLPGGINSEVKLEARNILGRKFQEFQQAGDNKVFYNRYKIGTTIAASMTVAF
- a CDS encoding tetratricopeptide repeat protein — translated: MSKVALILGVALVSLAPASAFASERLVEVGLPDGRLASAALKAGEFDRAATRLTVVRPDAANDPARLINLGNAYVGLGRMADARAAYQSARYAPDIMLVTADGGEASSRDIARRALSRLEMRYAAR
- the trpC gene encoding indole-3-glycerol phosphate synthase TrpC codes for the protein MTNKLIEICDFKREDVAHRKAATTVSSLYARAAEQTPPRGFRKALDDAALSGFGLIAEIKKASPSKGLIRADFDPPAHAIAYAAGGAACLSVLTDEPYFQGHDDYLMAARSACALPVLRKDFIVDPWQILESRALGADAILIIVAALDDAQMKDIEDTALGLGMDALIEVHDEAELERALKLRSRLIGVNNRDLRDFTVDFARTYELVGKAPEGCTFIAESGLTSHADLTAMADHGVRCFLVGETLMRQPDVEAATLNLLTGA
- a CDS encoding anthranilate synthase component II is translated as MILVIDNYDSFTWNLVHYLMELGARVEVVRNDAISAGQALSSGAKAFLLSPGPCTPNEAGVSLDLVAACADAGAPLLGVCLGHQAIGQHFGGKVVRGGLMHGKTSPVTHDGTGLFAGLPSPFTATRYHSLIVEQIPETLVVNATSEDGSVMGFRHATLPIHSVQFHPESIATEHGHDMLANFLKIAGIPVRAREAA
- a CDS encoding type II secretion system protein N, producing MRVPFGQIMRGRGNRKGAFDALRLAEHGLLAVLALQLVRLMWVIVAPVGSFGPWEGRQAQILSPTARQALFASFDPFFRSGAPAQPGNAVVTSLALTLYGIRLNEGSGQGSAIIASPDGVQNSFAVGDEILPGVVLKSVAFDHVTIDRGGAEEQIFIDQSTPAPDAAPAPADNAGWQSAAPPPPAAPGGGTGPTADSLKRDIGFAPRMQNGRVTGLVVSAKGPGFASAGFRPGDIVTQVNGQPLGDLQALQNQIAPGARLSLTVERGAAVASVNLIVQGQ
- a CDS encoding NRDE family protein encodes the protein MCIMAMAWAAHPRWQLLLIGNRDEYHARPAAPLAPWPDRPGVIAGRDLQSGGTWLGVSTAGRVAIVTNLRGHGDRSPDRASRGALVADLLAGDGSYADAPPSALDDFNPFNLILIDDQTAHFLTNHPAPRRTHLPPGLYGLSNATLDAPWPKTLALKAALAEWLTTNPDTPQSLFDPLRTETLPATQAGDETSPIFIRDSLYGTRCSTIVAIDTAGQGQIIERRFDATGHATGDTLIDFRFPPAQSHAKAIP
- the trpD gene encoding anthranilate phosphoribosyltransferase, giving the protein MTSLPDPAAPLDALTAARAFDLLFDADLAEQDIAAFLVTMARRGETATEIAAAARAMRARMIPVTAPPGAIDVCGTGGDGHHTLNVSTAVSLVVAASGVPVAKHGNRAASSKAGAADTLEALGLDLDRAAATAQATLADLGICFLFAQNYHPALKRLGPIRRAIGERTIFNLMGPLANPARVRRQLVGIARPAYVPIYAQALSDLGVDRAMIVSGDEGLDELSLAGGNDLAEVTGDGLIAMRRLSAADLGLSTHPVEAIRGGDATHNAAALRALLQGEPGPYRDAVLLNAAAALVVADAVADLKEGVEEAAETIDRGLANALLNCWIAYS